A single region of the Mycoplasma mycoides subsp. mycoides SC str. PG1 genome encodes:
- a CDS encoding LacI family DNA-binding transcriptional regulator, which yields MKNKKISISTIAKECNVGVGTVSRYFNNGYVSDQKKELIKKVVEKYNFSPNFAAHSIKRKIQEVYFLIPDLTKSNTFVIKKILKYLQLEFSETMVFVIQTTYNQETYLKYLKK from the coding sequence ATGAAAAATAAAAAAATTTCAATAAGTACAATAGCAAAAGAATGTAATGTTGGAGTTGGAACAGTTTCACGTTATTTTAATAATGGTTATGTTAGTGATCAAAAAAAAGAACTAATTAAAAAAGTAGTTGAAAAATATAATTTTTCACCTAATTTTGCAGCTCATTCAATTAAAAGAAAAATTCAAGAAGTTTATTTTTTAATTCCAGATTTAACTAAAAGTAATACTTTTGTCATTAAAAAAATTTTAAAGTACCTACAATTAGAATTTTCTGAAACAATGGTATTTGTAATTCAAACTACTTATAATCAAGAAACTTATTTAAAATACTTAAAAAAGTAG
- a CDS encoding TIGR04570 family membrane protein, giving the protein MNEFNLAKDKTMISKIFKKIPWFYHLIFFLIGLVVGLLFQFLRVKTFAFPYFFILFFAVLLTYCVLFIIISPMIKQNWFIKRVKNEK; this is encoded by the coding sequence ATGAATGAATTTAATTTAGCAAAAGATAAAACAATGATCTCTAAAATATTTAAAAAAATTCCTTGATTTTATCATTTAATATTTTTTTTGATTGGACTAGTAGTTGGATTATTATTTCAATTTTTACGAGTAAAAACTTTTGCTTTTCCTTATTTTTTTATATTATTTTTTGCTGTTTTACTTACTTATTGTGTTTTATTTATAATTATTAGTCCAATGATTAAACAAAATTGATTTATTAAAAGAGTTAAAAATGAAAAATAA
- a CDS encoding PTS transporter subunit EIIC, whose product MAKKSYTEEVKELVSLLGGADNIVSYTHCISRLRLVLKDNSKADTKAIEALDNVKGVVKPVGAYHVVIGVDVTNYYKEFKNYLTNQQPQTSDSNSQSITAKQKSNQKFYQRLLRHFSEIFIPLIPALVAGGLILGFRNILETDWTGEGKSLVALSVFAKGLNEFLWIPAQAVFWYLPVAICWSIFKKMDGSPVLGIIIGLTLLLPPLENIYAISALAKDSIWIFKDAPAFDFGAFKFPCKLQYTAQVIPAIGVAFFGVYLEKGLNKIIPAILKQIFVPLLVIVLSYTVGLAIIGPIGFVIGSAISVASSWALTHPIAKYFFAPIFGLLYAPTVVTGLHTMYNAVMIQNTATIGGSFIFPILCMSNIAQGSASLMFTILNRKHQKVKDAGASATVSAYLAVTEPAMYGINLRFLYPFIAAIIGSATGALLLIISGVTSNGIGVGAWLGVLSIQASSKVKGVTTWIGSGYTWFMISAILTTIVTMILTWFLGTLPNFVKLRNDLLNVKTDPIIKIKK is encoded by the coding sequence ATGGCAAAAAAATCATATACAGAAGAAGTTAAAGAACTAGTTAGTTTACTTGGTGGAGCTGACAACATTGTTTCATATACTCATTGTATATCTCGCCTTAGATTAGTTTTAAAAGATAATTCTAAGGCAGATACTAAAGCAATTGAAGCTTTAGATAATGTTAAAGGAGTAGTTAAACCTGTTGGTGCTTATCATGTTGTGATTGGTGTTGATGTAACAAATTATTACAAAGAATTTAAAAATTATTTAACTAATCAACAACCACAAACAAGTGATTCAAACTCTCAAAGTATAACTGCAAAACAAAAATCAAATCAAAAATTTTATCAACGTTTATTACGTCATTTTTCAGAAATATTTATTCCTTTAATTCCAGCACTAGTAGCTGGTGGGTTAATTTTAGGATTTAGAAACATTTTAGAAACTGATTGAACTGGTGAAGGTAAATCATTAGTTGCTTTATCAGTATTTGCAAAAGGTTTAAATGAATTTTTATGAATTCCTGCTCAAGCAGTCTTTTGATATTTACCAGTAGCAATTTGCTGGTCAATATTTAAAAAAATGGATGGTTCTCCAGTATTAGGAATTATTATTGGATTAACTTTATTATTACCACCATTAGAAAATATTTATGCTATTTCAGCATTAGCAAAAGATAGCATTTGAATATTTAAAGATGCCCCTGCTTTTGATTTTGGTGCATTTAAATTCCCTTGCAAACTTCAATATACTGCTCAAGTAATACCAGCAATTGGTGTAGCATTTTTTGGAGTTTATTTAGAAAAAGGATTAAATAAAATTATTCCTGCTATTTTAAAACAAATCTTTGTTCCATTATTAGTTATTGTATTATCATATACTGTTGGATTAGCAATTATTGGTCCTATTGGATTTGTAATTGGTTCTGCAATTTCAGTTGCTTCAAGTTGAGCATTAACTCATCCAATTGCAAAATATTTCTTTGCTCCAATATTTGGATTATTATATGCTCCAACTGTTGTTACTGGATTACATACAATGTATAATGCTGTAATGATTCAAAACACAGCAACAATTGGTGGTTCATTTATTTTCCCAATTTTATGTATGTCAAATATTGCACAAGGTAGTGCGTCATTAATGTTTACTATTTTAAATAGAAAACATCAAAAAGTAAAAGATGCTGGAGCTTCAGCTACTGTTTCAGCTTATCTAGCAGTAACTGAACCAGCAATGTATGGAATTAATTTACGTTTCTTATATCCATTTATAGCAGCAATTATTGGATCTGCAACAGGTGCTTTATTATTAATAATTTCAGGAGTAACTTCAAATGGTATTGGAGTTGGTGCTTGATTAGGAGTTTTATCAATTCAAGCTAGTTCAAAAGTTAAAGGAGTTACAACTTGAATTGGATCTGGATATACTTGATTTATGATAAGTGCAATATTAACAACTATTGTTACTATGATATTAACTTGATTTTTAGGAACTCTACCTAACTTTGTTAAACTACGTAATGATTTATTAAATGTTAAAACCGATCCCATCATTAAAATTAAAAAATAA